In the Trichoderma atroviride chromosome 4, complete sequence genome, CCAAGCTGCGTGCCGCAAGTATCAGATTCGCATCACCATGTGCTTTCAACTGCCACCGCGGCCGgctgcttcatcatcgctCCATCACAACGGCCAATCGTGCTGAGGCATGAGCTGTCGCGCTCAGTCCCAGCAGCTGGCATCATTATGCCGGCGCAGCGCCACGCAAGGCACAGGCAATGACTAGCATGGTTGGCACGCTCTACACGTTGGTGGCCGCTCCCCCGTAGCCAGTTGGGGATGCATCATATGCTTCCCCCCGCAATTGAACATCCGGGATACCGAGAGCCTAGAGGCTATTGTTCCTCTCCAACGCGGTTGCCTCTCCGCACGGTGAGCGTCTCCTCGCCACATGATGGAGGGTCGCCAGTGGACGAGAAGCGACTGCCATGCTTATGATCAGCCACGACTTGCCCTAAATATTAAATGCTCGACCGGCCAGTTGTTCTGctcctttttcctcttgaACCTTTCCCAGCAACCTTCGTGACAGTTTCGTCTCCCATCTCCTTCGTCGCCTCAATCTCTTTGCGCAGACAGTGCTGTATACGCGGGTCTCATCCTGTGGTGTATCTGAATCCCATCACGTCTCACACCTGATCTGTGCTCCGCAATCACTCAACCATTTGCCCCGGCGCATTCCAAGTCCGGGCTCAAGACACCGTTGAATTGCTGAACCAGCAAATATCACCTCTTCTCAACATTGGGGAAATCGGATAGCATCAGCCTTACTCAAGCTGTGCGCCCCACCCCCagcgtcatcgccatcgccatcgccatcgccatcgccattaTCCCCGGCTTTCATTAACCGCCCATTCCCCCCACCGGTGGCGGCCCTCGTGTGCACGACTCAAATAGAGGCGCATTGGATTCAACAGAATCCAGTATCAAAAGGGCACTCGAACGCAAAGTCATTTGGTGAGTGCGCTTTCGTTTCCggcctcctctcctcttgtTCAAGCAGTTGTCCGCCCGCCAATCTGCGACGGCTAGCGGAGCCACTTGGAACCCACTCCTAGACTTCCCGATCGGAAGCCCCCCAATGCTCCTCAGGCTCGGGTATCATCCCGGCTCCTGTCGGCCTGCCGTTGAGCTTAGGGAGAAGAAGTTACCGATGGCGGGACCATAGTCTCCCGAATCCAGACTCTAATGCCTCTACTCCACCGTTTATACCCCATGCCTCCTATTATACCACTCATAATGTCGCTTGTCTTGCCACAATATCGATGCTTCTTGGACTTGACTAATATGTTATAGTCATTAAACCCAGACAGGGTCCTCCGTTGGCGTGATCCGATCCGGACTACCTGAgataaaatataaaactataatatcTATAAGTTAGCTCTTCGCTACCGTCACAATGAGTTCCATCAGGCAAGCAGCAGAGTCTATTCGGTCGAGGACCTCAGACGTCATGAACTCCGTTAAGAGAAGTGAGACGGCTGCCAAGGCCTCCGACATTATCCACACTCCATACATGAAAGCTGCTCTGCCCTTCATCAATGGAGGCATCAGTGGAATGGTAGCCACTACCGTGATCCAGCCAGTTGACATGGTAAAGGTCCGCATCCAGCTTGCTGGTGAGGGCACTTCCGGAGGGCCAAAGCCAACTGCGTTATCTGTCACTCGACAGATCATCTCCAGTGGAAAGGCTCTCGACCTGTATACTGGCCTATCAGCTGGTCTTCTTCGACAAGCTGTATACACAACCGCTCGACTGGGTTTCTTCGACACTTTCATGAAAAGGCTAGCAGAACGGGCAAAGGCTCAGGATCGAAGTGTCGGCTTCGCAGATCGCGCAACTGCTGGTTTGGCAGCTGGTGGTTTGGCAGCCATGTTTGGTAACCCGGCCGATCTGGCGCTTATTCGAATGCAAAGCGATGGCCTAAAACCCATTGCAGAGCGCAAGAACTACAAGTCAGTTGTAGATGCGCTGGGATCCATCGCCAAGGGTGAAGGTATCGCTGCTCTCTGGGCTGGCGCCGCACCAACTGTGGTTCGTGCCATGGCTCTCAACTTTGGCCAGctcgccttcttcagcgAAGCCAAGgcccagatgaagaagaacacGGATCTGTCCGCTCGAGCCCAAACCCTTAGCGCCAGTGCTATTGCGGGCTTTTTCGCCAGTTTCTTCAGTCTCCCATTCGACTTTGTCAAGACGAGATTGCAGAAGCAGTCAAAGGGTCCTGATGGCAAGCTTCCGTACAAGGGCATGGCCGACTGCTTCACCAAGGTAGCCAAACAGGAGGGCGTCTTGAGATTTTACCGAGGATTTGGAACGTACTACGTCCGCATTGCCCCTCATGCGTAAGTTTTGACACCCTTTTCTGGCAAGAAACGTATACAAG is a window encoding:
- a CDS encoding uncharacterized protein (TransMembrane:2 (o246-266i309-329o)), translated to MSSIRQAAESIRSRTSDVMNSVKRSETAAKASDIIHTPYMKAALPFINGGISGMVATTVIQPVDMVKVRIQLAGEGTSGGPKPTALSVTRQIISSGKALDLYTGLSAGLLRQAVYTTARLGFFDTFMKRLAERAKAQDRSVGFADRATAGLAAGGLAAMFGNPADLALIRMQSDGLKPIAERKNYKSVVDALGSIAKGEGIAALWAGAAPTVVRAMALNFGQLAFFSEAKAQMKKNTDLSARAQTLSASAIAGFFASFFSLPFDFVKTRLQKQSKGPDGKLPYKGMADCFTKVAKQEGVLRFYRGFGTYYVRIAPHAMVTLIVADYLGWLTK